A segment of the uncultured Desulfobulbus sp. genome:
GAATGGATGCCATGGCAGAGAAATCCGCCCAGGAGGTGCAGCACATTCTCAAGAGCAAGAGCTGGTAAAATCCACCTCACTCGCTAGCCGTCTTCACTGACTAACATCCTGAAATTACGTAATCAGGTCGCTTGAGCGAACCTGCACAGGAAAACTGTTTCCACGGCCCGGCGAGCACGAGAAAAACTATCAAAGAGGATCAGGAAATGAGCGAAAGCGAGAAAACCATAGCAGCGCTGATCATACCGCTGGAGCAGTATCCCCATATCAATGAGAACGCGTCTCTGGAAGAGGCCATCATCCAGTTCAAGGAGTTTCTGCCCGATGGGAACGAGCGGGTTGCCCATAATCAACTCCTTGTCATTAGCGACCAAGAACAACTGGTCGGGCGTTTAACCCTGATGGATATCATGCGGGGATTTGCCCCCCAGCTTCTGGGTAAAACCAAGGTGGAGCATTTTGATGGTAAAACTGGAGATTTTACCGACCTGGCCCTGCTGCTTGAAGAATCGACCTTTTCGGAATGCGGGAAGAACCGCACCCAACCCATTTTACCGCTTGTGCAACCGATAAAGCTGACGCTTGGCCAGGAGACCCATCTTCTCAAAGCCCTGGTTATGATGTCGGCCCATAACGAGCTGAAGGTGCCGGTCACGGAAAATTCCCGGGTGATCGGTGTGCTTCGACTTGAAGAAATTTTCCTCGCCATGTGCAACACCTACTGCGTGTTGCCTGAAGCGAAATAATGAGGTGTGCAACATGTCTGCTCTAGAAACGCTCAGCCTCCCGGAGGCACAAAAAAAGATAGACTATAAACGCATATTTTTTCTGCTGCTTGGTGTCGGGCTCTTTGCCTTTGTCTACTACTGCCCACCCTGGCCAGATGCAGTCGACCCCATGGGCGAGCATTTTGTGCTCAGCAAGCAGGCCAAAGGAGCCCTGGCTGTCTTTTGCCTGGCCGCGACCTGGTGGGTATTTGAGGTCGTTCCTATTGGCGTAACCAGTTTGACCATCGGCGCGCTCCAAGCCCTGTTTATGATACGTGATCCCAAGGTGGCTTTTAAGG
Coding sequences within it:
- a CDS encoding CBS domain-containing protein translates to MSESEKTIAALIIPLEQYPHINENASLEEAIIQFKEFLPDGNERVAHNQLLVISDQEQLVGRLTLMDIMRGFAPQLLGKTKVEHFDGKTGDFTDLALLLEESTFSECGKNRTQPILPLVQPIKLTLGQETHLLKALVMMSAHNELKVPVTENSRVIGVLRLEEIFLAMCNTYCVLPEAK